A region from the Antennarius striatus isolate MH-2024 chromosome 22, ASM4005453v1, whole genome shotgun sequence genome encodes:
- the LOC137589365 gene encoding uncharacterized protein, whose amino-acid sequence MDLRRYGNRPLRHGVNGGTGRNPRQEDDSLHFLSQEEKECLRFFEDTIGSLEASLEENDLRQTSTTPVNAGRAMEEVDGPLTSSPTQLSIMASPLARPLSPKDQDIIDLVRPELDMAQPREPMFNPTNPDFQSMLSTPSSHFEIKPKRDSTVSFPSEYNSLMPSGNYGSTDSHYHPPGSVPTPVLIAQKIAESQAGGASSIDPSTLLRRCNQESETKSSLSTDSTLKQGPPPFARTNRFPVSVNMLLGNKDLQHPPQSNLSIQERRGQTNLTGSQPLLQDVSQQNKETTLNKIPRRSISFKDPSPDKSRMEALSKLGLTRNRAMSGGQSLLSPDPYLDPFTHGKTRAEPVVASVSPVSETSVNLPEANVANVPQVTSVANVTNVADVTNAPNVANPTHVASASNVGNSGLVTNVASLANVANVANAPKITNVTNATNVANMDNVANASNITNMGNVTSVAITPNIAKMGNVASVSNTLNITSFANSPNIANVGNTASVADPANLATPTLSQISVDRRPEAPQTSPLSGNETRNLQRSPSPPGATQSLAFPPPLEKEAPGYPLPPPPPPPEVSSLEFNSYGGKSLMVNPSCTSKSEPATSPVTQEPRILSSALANPSQFNSFGGKSKVVTPVPVVVNQSDLPDILSSHLDKSQTLPSKSQLPSAELNSYGGKSRTINPSSGVSRPLSTPGRTLKAPAPAPAPKPSRHSYHGTTLPPKTAATALSPERKPRSGSLFRPQSITVQFSGRSGSEELRRDALRKLGLLKDS is encoded by the exons GATGATTCGCTGCACTTTCTcagccaggaggagaaggaatgCCTCCGGTTTTTCGAAGACACCATCGGCTCGCTGGAAGCCAGCCTGGAGGAGAACGACCTCAGGCAGACGAGTACGACACCAGTAAACGCTGGAAGGGCGATGGAAGAGGTTGATGGACCACTAACCTCGAGTCCCACCCAACTTAGCATTATGGCCTCCCCTCTGGCCAGACCTCTGAGTCCAAAGGACCAGGATATAATAGACCTGGTCCGCCCAGAACTGGATATGGCGCAACCAAGAGAGCCAATGTTTAATCCCACCAACCCAG ATTTCCAGAGTATGCTGTCGACCCCTTCGAGCCACTTTGAGATAAAGCCAAAGCGTGACTCGACGGTAAGCTTTCCTTCAGAGTACAATTCTCTCATGCCGAGTGGCAACTATGGGTCGACCGACAGCCACTACCACCCTCCTGGCTCCGTCCCCACCCCAGTCCTGATTGCCCAGAAGATCGCCGAGAGCCAGGCAGGTGGAGCCTCTAGCATAGACCCTAGCACACTGCTCCGCCGCTGCAACCAGGAGTCTGAAACAAAGTCCAGCCTCAGCACTGATTCTACCCTCAAACAAGGGCCACCGCCCTTTGCTAGGACCAACCGCTTTCCAGTTAGCGTTAACATGCTCCTTGGAAACAAGGATCTACAACATCCACCACAGTCTAACCTGAGCATCCAGGAGAGACGGGGGCAAACAAATCTAACAGGGTCCCAGCCTCTCCTGCAAGACGTCTCCCAGCAGAACAAGGAGACGACCCTGAATAAAATTCCCAGACGCAGCATCTCCTTCAAGGACCCGTCACCTGACAAATCCAGGATGGAGGCCTTATCTAAACTGGGTCTGACAAGGAACCGAGCCATGTCAGGAGGTCAGTCGCTCCTCAGCCCAGACCCCTACCTGGATCCTTTCACACACGGAAAAACAAGGGCTGAACCCGTGGTGGCCAGCGTCTCTCCAGTATCAGAAACCAGTGTCAACTTACCAGAAGCCAATGTTGCCAACGTTCCCCAAGTTACCAGCGTTGCTAACGTTACCAATGTTGCTGATGTTACCAATGCTCCCAATGTTGCTAATCCTACCCATGTTGCCAGTGCATCCAATGTTGGGAATTCGGGTTTAGTTACAAATGTTGCCAGTCTTGCAAATGTGGCCAATGTTGCCAATGCACCCAAAATTACTAATGTTACCAATGCAACCAATGTTGCCAATATGGACAATGTTGCCAATGCATCCAATATTACAAATATGGGCAATGTCACCAGTGTCGCCATTACACCCAATATTGCAAAAATGGGCAATGTTGCCAGTGTTTCCAATACACTCAACATTACCAGTTTTGCCAATTCACCTAATATTGCCAACGTTGGAAATACGGCCAGTGTTGCCGATCCAGCCAATCTGGCGACACCAACTTTGAGTCAGATTAGCGTTGACAGGAGACCGGAGGCCCCGCAGACATCTCCCCTCAGCGGTAATGAAACTAGAAACCTCCAAAGGAGCCCCTCACCTCCAGGGGCCACACAGAGCCTTGCCTTTCCACCTCCTTTGGAAAAGGAGGCACCTGGTTATCCACTGCCgccaccaccgccaccaccagaGGTCTCTTCACTCGAATTTAACAGCTACGGAGGGAAATCTCTCATGGTCAACCCGTCTTGCACTTCCAAGAGTGAACCTGCAACCTCTCCAGTGACGCAGGAACCCAGAATCCTTTCGTCTGCCCTTGCAAATCCCTCTCAGTTCAACAGCTTTGGAGGGAAATCCAAAGTGGTGACCCCAGTTCCTGTGGTGGTAAACCAAAGCGACCTTCCTGACATCCTCAGCTCTCATCTCGACAAAAGCCAAACCCTACCCTCCAAATCTCAATTACCATCTGCTGAGCTTAACAGTTACGGAGGAAAGAGTCGAACCATCAACCCTTCCAGTGGCGTAAGTCGTCCTTTAAGTACCCCTGGTAGGACCCTCAAAGCTCCAGCCCCAGCCCCGGCCCCGAAACCTTCTCGGCACTCCTATCACGGCACTACTCTTCCCCCGAAAACCGCTGCGACCGCCTTATCTCCCGAACGCAAGCCGAGGTCCGGCTCGTTGTTTCGTCCCCAAAGCATCACGGTTCAGTTTTCTGGACGGAGCGGGTCAGAAGAGTTGCGTCGGGATGCATTGAGGAAATTGGGGCTCCTGAAAGACTCTTGA